The following coding sequences are from one Perognathus longimembris pacificus isolate PPM17 chromosome 13, ASM2315922v1, whole genome shotgun sequence window:
- the Tcirg1 gene encoding V-type proton ATPase 116 kDa subunit a 3 — protein sequence MGSLFRSEEVALVQLFLPTAAAYTCVSQLGELGLVEFRDLNASVSAFQRRFVVDVRRCEELEKTFTFLQEEVRRAGLVLPPAEGRLPAPSPPDLLRIQEETERLAQELRDVRGNQQALRAQLHQLQLHAAVLGQSHSPVPAAAPTEGPSSEKTPLLPSPGGPHQDLRVNFVAGAVEPHKAAALERLLWRACRGFLIASFRETEQQLEDPVTGEPAAWMTFLISYWGEQIGQKIRKITDCFHCRVFPFLEQEQARRGALQQLQQQSQELQEVLGETERFLSQVLGRVQRLLPPWQVQIHKMKAVYLMLNQCSVSTTHKCLIAEVWCATRDLPALQQALRDSSSEEGVSAVAHRIPCRELPPTLIRTNRFTASFQGIVDAYGVGRYQEVNPAPYTIITFPFLFAVMFGDVGHGLLMFLFALAMVLAEDRPAMKASQNEIWQTFFGGRYLLLLMGLFSIYTGFIYNECFSRATTIFPSGWSVAAMANQSGWSDQFLSQNPLLTLNPNVTGVFLGPYPFGIDPIWSLAANHLSFLNSFKMKMSVILGVTHMAFGVFLGIFNHVHFGQAHRLLLETLPELLFLLGLFGYLVFLVVYKWLRVTAAEAASAPSILIHFINMFLFSRSPTNRPLFAGQEVVQHVLVVLALAAVPVLLLGTPLHLLRQRRRPSRRKSAGQQGEDGAGLLDSPEASTSENGWGSDEEKAGCPGEEETEFVPSEVFMHQAIHTIEFCLGCISNTASYLRLWALSLAHAQLSEVLWAMVMRVGLGMGAQVGVAAAALVPVFAAFAVLTVAILLVMEGLSAFLHALRLHWVEFQNKFYAGTGYKLSPFSFSVEDE from the exons ATGGGCTCCTTGTTCAGGAGTGAGGAGGTGGCCCTGGTCCAGCTGTTCCTGCCCACGGCGGCTGCCTACACCTGTGTGAGCCAGCTGGGCGAGCTGGGCCTCGTGGAGTTCAGAGAC CTCAATGCCTCGGTGAGCGCTTTCCAGAGACGCTTTGTGGTTGACGTCCGGCGCTGCGAGGAGCTGGAGAAGACCTTCA CCTTCCTTCAGGAGGAAGTGCGCAGGGCCGGACTGGTGCTGCCCCCTGCGGAGGGAAGGCTGCCGGCACCCTCGCCCCCGGACCTGCTGCGCATCCAGGAGGAGACGGAGCGCCTGGCCCAGGAGCTGCGGGACGTGCGGGGCAACCAGCAGGCCCTGCGAGCCCAGCTGCACCAGCTGCAGCTGCACGCCGCCGTGCTGGGCCAAAGCCACAGCCCCGTG CCGGCAGCGGCTCCCACAGAGGGGCCCTCCTCGGAGAAGACGCCCCTGCTCCCGTCCCCCGGGGGGCCACACCAGGACCTGAGAGTCAA CTTCGTGGCAGGAGCCGTGGAGCCCCACAAGGCCGCCGCCCTGGAGCGCCTGCTCTGGAGGGCCTGCCGGGGGTTCCTCATCGCCAGCTTCCGGGAGACGGAGCAGCAGCTGGAGGACCCCGTGACG GGCGAGCCCGCGGCCTGGATGACCTTCCTCATCTCCTACTGGGGCGAGCAGATCGGCCAGAAGATCCGCAAGATCACAGACTG CTTCCACTGCCGCGTCTTCCCGTTTCTGGAGCAGGAGCAGGCCCGGCGTGGTGCTCTacagcagctgcagcagcagagCCAGGAGCTGCAGGAG GTCCTGGGGGAGACCGAGCGGttcttgagccaggtgctgggccGGGTGCAGCGGCTGCTGCCCCCCTGGCAGGTGCAGATCCACAAGATGAAGGCCGTGTACCTGATGCTGAACCAGTGCAGCGTGAGCACCACGCACAAGTGCCTCATCGCCGAGGTGTGGTGCGCCACGCGCGACCTGCCTGCCCTGCAGCAGGCCCTGCGGGACAGCTCG AGCGAGGAGGGAGTGAGTGCCGTAGCCCACCGCATCCCCTGCCGGGAGCTGCCCCCCACCCTCATCCGCACCAACCGCTTCACGGCCAGCTTCCAGGGCATCGTGGACGCCTACGGCGTGGGCCGCTACCAGGAGGTCAACCCTG CGCCCTACACCATCATCACGTTCCCCTTCCTCTTCGCCGTGATGTTTGGCGATGTCGGCCACGGTCTGCTCATGTTCCTCTTCGCCCTGGCCATGGTGCTCGCCGAGGACCGGCCAGCCATGAAGGCCTCGCAGAATGAG ATCTGGCAGACCTTCTTTGGGGGCCGCTACCTGCTGCTGCTCATGGGCCTGTTCTCCATCTACACCGGCTTCATCTACAATGAGTGCTTCAGCCGGGCCACCACCATCTTCCCCTCGGGCTGGAGCGTGGCCGCCATGGCCAACCAGTCAGGCTGGAG TGACCAGTTCCTGTCCCAGAACCCGCTACTCACTTTGAACCCCAATGTCACCGGCGTCTTCCTGGGGCCCTACCCTTTTGGCATCGACCCA ATCTGGAGCCTGGCTGCCAACCACCTGAGCTTCCTCAACTCCTTCAAGATGAAGATGTCTGTCATCCTGGGGGTCACCCACATGGCCTTTGGGGTGTTCCTCGGAATCTTCAACCATGT GCACTTCGGCCAGGCTCACCGGCTGCTGCTGGAGACGCTGCCCGAGCTGCTCTTCCTGCTGGGCCTCTTCGGCTACCTCGTCTTCCTGGTCGTCTACAAGTGGCTGCGGGTGACGGCTGCGGAGGCCGCCTCGGCGCCCAGCATTCTCATCCACTTCATCAACATGTTCCTCTTCTCGCGCAGCCCCACCAACCGGCCGCTCTTCGCGGGGCAG GAAGTGGTGCAGCACGTGCTGGTGGTGTTGGCTTTGGCCGCGGTGCCCGTCCTGCTCCTGGGCACCCCCCTGCACCTGCTACGCCAGCGTCGCCGCCCTTCTCGGAGGAAGTCCGCGGGGCAACAG GGTGAGGACGGGGCGGGGCTTCTGGACTCTCCTGAGGCCTCTACCTCTGAGAACGGCTGGGGCTCTGATGAGGAGAAGGCGGGGTGCCCGGGGGAAGAAGAGACCGAG TTCGTCCCCTCTGAGGTCTTCATGCACCAGGCCATCCACACCATtgagttctgcctgggctgcatcTCCAACACCGCCTCCTACCTGCGCCTCTGGGCTCTGAGTCTGGCCCATGCGC AGCTGTCGGAGGTCCTGTGGGCCATGGTGATGCGCGTGGGCCTGGGCATGGGCGCGCAGGTGGgcgtggcggcggcggcgctggtCCCCGTCTTCGCCGCCTTTGCGGTGCTCACAGTGGCCATCCTGCTGGTGATGGAGGGGCTGTCCGCCTTCCTGCACGCGCTGCGCCTGCACTG gGTGGAGTTCCAGAACAAGTTCTACGCGGGCACTGGCTATAAGCTGagccccttttctttctctgtggagGATGAGTAG
- the Ndufs8 gene encoding NADH dehydrogenase [ubiquinone] iron-sulfur protein 8, mitochondrial has translation MRCLTTSMLLRALAQAVRTGHPSARSLHSSPVTATYKYVNVQEQDMDIRSVTDRAARTLLWTELIRGLGMTLSYLFREPATINYPFEKGPLSPRFRGEHALRRYPSGEERCIACKLCEAICPAQAITIEAEPRADGSRRTTRYDIDMTKCIYCGFCQEACPVDAIVEGPNFEFSTETHEELLYNKEKLLNNGDKWEAEIAANIQADYLYR, from the exons ATGCGCTGTCTGACCACCTCCATGCTGCTGCGGGCCCTGGCCCAGGCTGTACGCACAG GACACCCCAGTGCCCGGAGCCTCCACAGCAGCCCAGTGACAGCGACCTACA AGTATGTGAACGTACAGGAACAAGATATGGACATTAGGTCAGTGACTGACCGGGCAGCTCGGACCCTGCTGTGGACTGAACTCATCCGAG GCCTGGGCATGACCCTGAGCTACTTGTTCCGGGAGCCGGCCACCATCAACTACCCATTTGAGAAGGGTCCGCTGAGCCCACGCTTCCGCGGGGAGCACGCACTGCGGCGGTACCCATCCGGGGAGGAGCGCTGCATCGCCTGCAAGCTCTGTGAGGCCATCTGCCCTGCCCAG GCCATCACCATCGAGGCTGAGCCCAGGGCGGACGGCAGCCGTCGGACCACCCGCTATGACATTGACATGACCAAGTGCATCTACTGCGGCTTCTGCCAGGAGGCCTGTCCCGTGGATGCCATCGTGGAG GGCCCCAACTTTGAGTTCTCCACGGAGACACACGAGGAACTGCTGTACAACAAGGAGAAGCTGCTCAACAACGGGGACAAGTGGGAGGCCGAGATCGCCGCCAACATCCAGGCGGACTACCTGTACCGGTGA